Below is a genomic region from Echinicola rosea.
CAGTGACATCAACGACATCATCAAAACAGGCCTGCATGAATCAATTGATGAAATTCAACAAAAAATAAATATTATTTCATCAGAAATTGAGTTAAATTTCTTCCAGATTAGGCACGAACCCTTTACCCAAAACCAATCACAGTAATGACCTTTTGTTTAGGAATAAAGACCAAACACGGCATTGTCGGTTTATCCGATACCAGAATTACATCCGGCAATGAAACCACAACCTCCAAAAAGGTCTTTGTGGTCAACAAGAAGAAACATTCCTTTTTTGTGATGACCTCTGGACTCAGGTCGGTACGGGACAAAGCCATCACATACTTTACGGAGGTCATCCAAAAACAAGATGACCAGTTTGATAAACTCTACAAAACTGTCAATGAACTGGGAAACCAGATCAAACAGGTAGCCAAGGAAGACAAGAAAAACCTCGAAGAAGCAGGACTGGACTTTAACCTACATGCCATCATTGGAGGCCAGCTCCAAGATGACGAGGAACCCAAACTCTATCTCCTGTACCCCCAAGGCAACTGGATAGAAATCCGTAAGGGAACCCCATTTGTGATCATCGGAAACTCAGGATTTGGCAATCCTGTCCTCAGGAGATCGATCACTTATGATGAAACCCTGGATTTTGCGATAAAAAGTGCCTTTTTGGCCTTCGATGCCACTAGGATATCGGCCAATGACGTGGACTTCCCTATTGACACGGTAACGCTGTCAAACAATGCCTTCAAGATCATTGAGCACCGCTTTGAGCAGCAGGAACTGATCCACATTTCTGAATTCTGGAACAGCCGCTTGAAAAACGCCGTGTCTGCCCTTCCGGCCGACACCTTGCAACTGGCATTCCAAACGAATGAATCTCCGATCAATGAACGCTGAAAAACGACTCCAAATTCTCCACAGGACTTGTTATACCTATGATGGAATGGTAAAACTGAGCCCCCAAAAGATACTGCTCTCACCTTCAAACCGGAGATATTTTCAAGTCCACACGGTGCATACCAGTTTTACCCCCGCTCCACAAGGGATCAACCAACGCCTGGACATGGAAGGAAACCTGTTCCAACAAGTGTGGTTTGACAGACTCGTGGATCGGTTTGAGATAGAAACCAATATGGAAATCACCGTTTTTCCAGTGAACCCATTTGAATTTATTATTGACAAAACCTTCGAAAGCAGGAATGAAAAAGGAGAATTAACCTTTCACTATCCAGAAGAAAAAAGGTATTTTCTCT
It encodes:
- a CDS encoding peptidase, encoding MTFCLGIKTKHGIVGLSDTRITSGNETTTSKKVFVVNKKKHSFFVMTSGLRSVRDKAITYFTEVIQKQDDQFDKLYKTVNELGNQIKQVAKEDKKNLEEAGLDFNLHAIIGGQLQDDEEPKLYLLYPQGNWIEIRKGTPFVIIGNSGFGNPVLRRSITYDETLDFAIKSAFLAFDATRISANDVDFPIDTVTLSNNAFKIIEHRFEQQELIHISEFWNSRLKNAVSALPADTLQLAFQTNESPINER